The genomic DNA CCTTTTTCATTCCACGCGCCCCTGGAGGAACCAGCGGCGCGCTTCCCGGTCGAAATAGACCCAGAGCAGCTCCCCCTTCTTCGTCTCCGCGAAGTGGTAGTCGCGGTGCACGGGGTTGCTCCACCAATCCCCCGAGACGACGTAGGGGCCGAGGACGCGCATCACCGGCCCCTGCTCGAGGCCGCGCAGCATCCAGCCGTCGGGCTCGTGACGCTCGCGCGGCGGGAGCGGGACGGGGTTCGGGTGGAAGCGACGCACCAGGTGCGGCTCGTCCACCGGGCGCGGGTTCGCCTCGACGAGATCCGTCACCGGCTCCCACGCGACCTTCGCCTCGGGAAGGTGCGCGTCCTTCGGGACGGCGCGCACGACGGCGTCGTCCCCCAGCTTCGCCCGCACGCGGGCGAGCGCGCGGCTCGCGGCGGCGAGGTCGCGACGGCCGCGCACGGCGAACAGGCGCTCCTGCCGCGGGGTCGGGTCGGTCTCGCGCGCGACGAGGATCACCTCCATCACCCCGTCGGGAAGGGTGCGCACCGCCTGCAGGCGCAGGCGCACGAGCTCCATCACGAGCTTCGGGTCGAGGGTCGGAGCCGCGGGCTTGAGCGACTCGACGTGATCTCCCAGGCGCTCGAACCGCAGCACCAGCTGCAGCTCCCCGAGCGCGCGCCCCTTCTTTCCGATCGCGGTCAACATCGGGTCGAGTTTCTCCGCGACGATCGCCTCGATGCTCCCCGCCTGGAATTCCGGATGATCGAGGATCACCCGCACCTGCTCGGGCTCCGCCGGCCGGTCGGGCTGAAGCGGGACGGCGAGCGAGCCCGAGGCGAAGCGGTGCATCCGATGCACCTCGGCGCCGAACCGCGTCCCCACCCCCTCGAGCGGGAGATCGACGAACTCCCCGACCGTGCGCACTCCGAGCTTCGCCAGGGAATCGCGCGCCGTCGGCGGGAGCGCCAGGCGGTCGAGGCGCACCGCGCGCGCGCCGTCGCGCTCGGCCCGCGCGTCGTTCAGGACGAGGATCCCGCGCCGCGAGCGGGCGATCGCGTAGGCACCGAAACGCGAGAAGCCGACGACGAGGCTCGCCACGAACCCCGCGCGCACGGCGTCGGTGTGCACCTGGGCCGCCCACGCGTCGAGCGATCCCCAGAGCGGGATCAGCCCGCGCGCGTCGAGCCAGAAGACGCCGGGCTCCCCCTCCGCCGGCTCGACGAACGGCGTGAACTGGCGGAGGCGCTCGCACCCTTCGGCGACGGCGGCGTCGATCTCCGAAGGGGGAACGACCCCCGCGCGAAGGGCGGGAAACAGCGCCTGCGCCGCGGCGTAACGCATCCCCGGAAGCACCCCGCCCACGCGCGCCTTCTCGTTGACCCAGAGGATCTTTCCCTGGGGGCGATCCTCCGCGACGACGGCCGCGGGGTGCTGCCGCCATTCCGGCTCCCGCCGCAGCAGCAGCTGCAGCGGGAAGGCGGGAAGGTCAATGCAGGCCGTCCGGTCCACGGAAGATCTCCACGTGACGCGCCCCGGGGGCGCGACGCTTGTCCTTGACGAAGCGCAGGGCGCAGCGGAAACGATCGTCGAGGCGTTCTTCGCGGGCGGCGTGCGCGCGCACGGAGACGAGGGCGCCGAGCGACGGGCGCTCGGCATCCTTCTCGGTGAGACAGGCGACGACCGCGGTGTGTTTCTGCGCGAGGGCGGCGAGGCGATTCGGCGCGTGCATCGGGAGACGCGACGCGGCGCCGAAGTCGACGACGACGAGGCCGAACGCCCCGGAGCGCAGGAGCAGGTCCGCCGCCTCCGCCGCGCGGATCGCGTCGGGGGTCCACACGACGGGAAACGCCGCGAGGTCGATCCCTGCCTCCGCCACGTCGGGGGGATAGAAGATGCTGTCGCGTCTCCCGACCCACGCCGCGGGCTCCCCGCGCCGCTGCGCCTCGAGCACGAGACGGAAGACGAGGGTCAGCGGCGCCCCCGCGACGTCGCCGGAGATCTCGACGAGGCGACCTTCGAGGGAAGGAAGCGACCACGGAGCGAAACTGGGGACAGCAACCGAATTCCGAGGCTCCTCCCGAAGCGGAGCCTTCTCGGGTTGGAAATTCGGTTGCTGTCCCCAATTGGCCTTCACAGGTATCTCCTGACCTCGACGACCTTCCCGAGCACCCGCAGCTCCCGAGGGTCCGGGACGATCGGTTCGTACCTGGGGTTTTCGGCGTGGAGCTCCACGCGACCGCGGCGGACGCGCCACCGCTTGACCGTCGCCTCGTCGCCGACGAGGGCGACGACGACGTCGCCGGCCTCGGCGCGCTCCTGCCGGCGCACGACGACGATGTCGCCGGCGAGGATCCCGATGCCGCTCATGCTGTCCCCGCGCACGCGCAGGCCGAAGAGCTCCCCCGCGGCGCGGCGCGCCTCGACGGGGACGTACCCCTCGAGGTCCTCGATCGCGGCGTCGAGGGGACCGGCGGGGACGCGACCGAGGAGCGGGATCATCCGGGGAATCCCCGCCTCCCCTTCCGGAAGGCGATAACCGCGGGCGAGCCCGGCGGCCTTCGCGAGCTTCCCCTCGGCGACGAGCCCCTCGAGGTGCTCGCGCGCGGTCATCGGGGAGCGGAAGCCGAACGCCTCCTGGACCTCGCGGATGGTCGGGGGACGTCCCTCGTGCAACCGCTCGCGAACGAAGCGGAAGACCTTGTCCCGGGTCTCGCCGGGGGGTGTCTTGCCCATGAAAACCTCCGTGCCTGCGGTCACGGAGAACATACCGTACAAATGTACGGCTGACAAGAAATTCGAGGAAAACCTTGCCGGAGCGCTATCGCGGTGATATCACTTCGATGTCACTCGGCAGGGCCCGAGGAAAGGAGCGTCCGATGACGCAGGAAAAAACCACCAAGGCTTGGAGCGGCTACCTCTTCGTCCTGATCACCGTCGCGCTCCTCGCGGCGACGATCTGGTGCTTCGTGCAGGGAGTCCGCGGACCACGCCCGAACGTGCCCTTCCTGATCGCCGCGGCGGTCATGGTCGTGGTGACGATCCTGACCGCGATCGGCCTTTTCATCGTGAACCCGAACGAGTCGAAGGTGCTGGTCCTGTTCGGCAAATACGTCGGCACGGTCAAGGAGAACGGCTTCTTCTGGGCGAACCCCTTCCTCGTGAAGAAGAAGGTCTCGCTGCGCGCCCGCAACCTCAACGGAGAGAAGCTCAAGGTCAACGACAAGGCCGGGAATCCGATCCAGATCGCGGCGGTCGTCGTGTGGCAGGTGGAGAACACCTTCCGCGCTTCGTTCGACGTCGACGACTACGAGCACTACGTCGTGGTGCAGAGCGAGGCGGCGGTGCGGCACCTCGCAGGGCGCTACCCCTACGACACCTTCGAGAACCACGACGAGGACACGCTGACGCTTCGCGCGGGGACGGAGCTCGTGAACGACCAGCTGGAGAAGGAGCTCGAGGAGCGCCTGGCCCGGGCGGGCATCAAGATCCTCGAGGCGCGCATCAGCCACCTCGCCTACGCCCCCGAGATCGCCGAGGCGATGCTCCGGC from Candidatus Polarisedimenticolaceae bacterium includes the following:
- a CDS encoding DNA polymerase Y family protein — protein: MDRTACIDLPAFPLQLLLRREPEWRQHPAAVVAEDRPQGKILWVNEKARVGGVLPGMRYAAAQALFPALRAGVVPPSEIDAAVAEGCERLRQFTPFVEPAEGEPGVFWLDARGLIPLWGSLDAWAAQVHTDAVRAGFVASLVVGFSRFGAYAIARSRRGILVLNDARAERDGARAVRLDRLALPPTARDSLAKLGVRTVGEFVDLPLEGVGTRFGAEVHRMHRFASGSLAVPLQPDRPAEPEQVRVILDHPEFQAGSIEAIVAEKLDPMLTAIGKKGRALGELQLVLRFERLGDHVESLKPAAPTLDPKLVMELVRLRLQAVRTLPDGVMEVILVARETDPTPRQERLFAVRGRRDLAAASRALARVRAKLGDDAVVRAVPKDAHLPEAKVAWEPVTDLVEANPRPVDEPHLVRRFHPNPVPLPPRERHEPDGWMLRGLEQGPVMRVLGPYVVSGDWWSNPVHRDYHFAETKKGELLWVYFDREARRWFLQGRVE
- the lexA gene encoding transcriptional repressor LexA, giving the protein MGKTPPGETRDKVFRFVRERLHEGRPPTIREVQEAFGFRSPMTAREHLEGLVAEGKLAKAAGLARGYRLPEGEAGIPRMIPLLGRVPAGPLDAAIEDLEGYVPVEARRAAGELFGLRVRGDSMSGIGILAGDIVVVRRQERAEAGDVVVALVGDEATVKRWRVRRGRVELHAENPRYEPIVPDPRELRVLGKVVEVRRYL
- a CDS encoding SPFH domain-containing protein, with translation MTQEKTTKAWSGYLFVLITVALLAATIWCFVQGVRGPRPNVPFLIAAAVMVVVTILTAIGLFIVNPNESKVLVLFGKYVGTVKENGFFWANPFLVKKKVSLRARNLNGEKLKVNDKAGNPIQIAAVVVWQVENTFRASFDVDDYEHYVVVQSEAAVRHLAGRYPYDTFENHDEDTLTLRAGTELVNDQLEKELEERLARAGIKILEARISHLAYAPEIAEAMLRRQQASAVVAARHQIVNGAVSMVQLALEKLAHENVVQLDEE